The genomic region ATTGCAGATATTTCAGGTACCGGAATGGCTATTTTGTTTTTATTCATCTTAACTAAAAAAGTACCTGAATTTAATCCTGACACCGCATCATAATGCTATTATTATTTGGATATGGCTTCACTATTTAAAGATTGAATTCTTTAAATAAAACCCAAGCCAATGAAATCTTTCAATAAGAAACTCAACCTCAGGAAAAACTATCCTCTTATTTTTGAGATTGGCCTGATTGGCGCCCTTTTAATTTTTATTGCGGCCTTTAAATTCCAGGTTCCTGTAAATTTCAATTCTTCTTCAGATACCGTAATTCATACAGAACCCCCAATTGTACTCCCCCCGATAACCCTTCAAAAGAAGATCCCACCTCCACCGGCAGTGGCTCGAATCCCTGTTGAAATACCAAATGACGATCCCATGGACCCACCTGTTATCAATTTTGGGGATTTTAATGATATCGACCCTACCCTTCCACTTCCGCCAAAATCCAAGAACAAGGATAAAGAAGAAACGGAGATTTTGGAGCAAGCCGAATTCATGCCTGAAATGAAAGGAGGATTAGAAGCACTTTATAGTGATATCGAATACCCGAAAATTGCTAAAAGAAATGGTATAGAAGGCAAAGTCGTTGTTCAATTCGTTGTAAACAAAAAGGGGGAAGTAGAGGACCTTGAAATTACACGCGGTATAGGTGGCGGTTGTGATGAAGAAGTTTTGCGGGTTATTAAATTACAAACCTTTACCCCAGGAATTCAAAATGGAAATTTCGTAAAAGTACGCATGAAGCAAGTGGTTCATTTCAGGCTTCGTAACTAATGCTTCAAAAGGAGATTAAAACTGTAATTTTATGATAGTTCTAAGTCGACAAAACACCTTTACAAATTCATTTAAACAATTTTTTAGAACTTTGGGCACTAAAAATATGTTTAAACAGTTAAAATAATGTGTATGTACTTGCACACGAACTATAAAATCCCGTTCTTCTCAGCGATACTAAATTTGTTGTTTATTAATATTGTATTTTGAATTATGATAAATAGAAGAAAATCACCGGAAGCAGATCTTAAGAGGTCATATACTGTCTATTTAGAGGCAGGACTGATCATAGCTTTGCTTTTTATGATCACAGCCGTAAAAGTGACCCTTGAAACTGAACCGCCTAACGTGGTGGCTTTAGATGAACAGGAAATTGTGGAAATGGAAGAAATTGTCCAAACGAAACAAATTGAGACTCCACCTCCACCCCCGCGTCCCCCAGTCCCGGTAGAAGTACCCAATGATGAGATCATTGAAGATGAAATGATTGATTTGGATGCCGAATTAGACATGGATGCTCCAATGGATTTACCTCCACCCCCTGAAGAAGAAGATCAGGAAGAAGACTTCTTTGTAGTAGTAGAGCAAATGCCAGTACTTAAAGGTGGAATGGCCAAACTTCAGTCAAGTGTTAAATATCCTGAAATGGCTCGAAGAGCCGGTATTGAAGGCCGTGTAACCGTTCAGTTTATTGTAAACGAGCAAGGGCAAGTTGAAAATGCCCGTGTAGTTCGTGGTATTGGCGGTGGTTGCGATGAAGAAGCACTTAAAGCCGTACAACAAGCGGAATTTGAACCAGGCATGCAGCGTGGACGTCCCGTTCGTGTACAGTATGCACTCTCCATCAACTTCCGATTGGAAAACTAATTATTCCAAATACAATTTGATGTTATTAAAGGTGTGATTTTTAAAAATCACACCTTTTTTTTATTGCCAAAAGGTTCTAAGAATCTTTTTGAGGTTATCAAAACCCGCTTTTTGAATAGCTTCCGTAATTGGCACCCACTCTACTTGTTTAATACCCTCTTCTTCCTGGGGTTCCAGCTGCTCTTCTTTTGTAAAAATCATGGAATACCAATAGGTCGTTTTTCCAAAAGTCTTGTTTTTTTCAGGATATTCGTGATATGTGGTGCCTATATTCTTTACAATAGCCGGAACTCCACTGCCTACCTCTTCAGAAACCTCTCTGGCAGCACAACTTTCTATGTCCTCCCCGGGTTCGAGCTTCCCTTTCGGTAAATCCCAATATCCATTCCTGAATATCATCAGGATTTCAGGTTCCGCCCCTGCACGACTGAACCTGAATATAATACCCCCAGCAGCTGTTATCGGCTCAACAGGCGGTTTATTCATCTTTGTCTGGCGACTCGTCTTCTGATGATTCAGCCTTTGCTTTCTTAGATTCCTCAGCGTAATTCAACCTTAAATTTGTAAGTGTTTGTTCCAGGTAATTCCCTGCTTCTTTCGAAAGATTTCCTTTCGTGAATTTTTTGAGCATTGCTAAAGTATCGATAGCATATTTAGCTGAGGATAAATCTATTTCCATTTCCTGGGTAGCAGGATTCTGAATTTTCCCCAGGCCCATCATCGCAATTTGCTGATGCTGTTGAACCAGCATCATAAATAGCAGTTGTTCTTGCTGTTCTTCGTTTAAATTATCTCCATTCTTGCTCATCGTATTTCCTTTTTTAAGTTCTTAAAATCAACGCCCATATTTACGGGCTTCCAAATTTAATAAAGTTCATTTTTATGTACATTATGAACCATCAAGAATAACGAAAATCAAATACTATTATATGGCTATTGTCAAGCCTTTTAAGGCATGGAGACCTAACCCTGAACTAGCTCAAGAAATTGCCTGTGTGCCTTACGATGTGGTAAACTCAAAAGAAGCTCGCAAATTAGCTAATGGCAACCCCCAAAGCTTTCTGCATGTCATTAAGCCTGAAATCGACTTAAGTGAAAATACTTCCGTTTATGATGCAAAAGTATATGATCAGGGGCGCAAGAATTTATATGAGCTGCTCAACTCTGATGCTTTTTTACAAGAAGAACATGAGGCTCTTTATATTTATCAGCTCGTTATGGAGGGTCGTTCTCAAACGGGTATCTTTAGCTGTGTAAGTGTGAATGATTATAATAACAACGTTATTCTAAAGCACGAACTTACCCGGCCTGACAAAGAAGATGATCGTACCAAGCATATTATCATACAGGCAGCGCATGCTGAACCGGTGATGCTTACTTTTAGAGACAGCGGAAGTGTTACTTCATATGTGAATGAATATATGAGCAGGGAGGATCCTATATACGATTTAACTTCTGAAGATGGAATTACGCATACCATATGGAAAGTAGATGATAAAGCTTCTTTGGTTTCGGCTTTTCAGGATATTCCTAAGTTATATATTGCCGATGGTCATCATCGGTGTGCAAGTGCCGCTCGTGCTGCCAAAGAAATGGCTTCTCAAAATCCCGGGCATACCGGAAAAGAAGAGTACAATTACTTCCCGGCTGTTCTATTTCCAATGGATCAGATGGAAATACTTGCATATAACAGGATAATATTGTCAACTCCCGACAACTTTTTGGAACAACTCAAAAAAGAATTTACACTTTCAAAAAATGTCAAACCTGTACCTTCGAAAAAAGGCATGGTTTCATTCTATATAAATGACAATTGGTATGGACTTACACTGAAGGCATCAGAAAAGAATGATCCTGTTTCGAATCTGGATATAACACTTCTTCAGAATCAAGTACTGGAACCATTGCTTGATATCAAAGATCAGCGTACCGATCCCAATATTGATTTTGTGGGGGGGATTCGCGGCACCGATGAACTGGAAAAGCTGGTAGATACCGGTGAGGCTTCTCTTGGTATTAGCTTGTATCCAACTAGTATTGAAGAACTTTTGGATGTTTCTGATGCCGGATTACTGATGCCGCCAAAATCAACCTGGTTTGAGCCTAAGCTACGATCCGGCCTTTTAATTCACACTTTTTAGTAACAAATATTCTTAATCATACATGAAACGCGTACATAATTTTAGTGCCGGGCCCGCGGCCCTTCCTTTAGAAGTTTTAGAAATAGCCCAAAAAGAACTTCTCGATTATCAGGGTGAGGGAACATCCATTATGGAACAAAGCCATCGTGGCAAGTCGTATACCCGGGTTGATACCGAAGCTAAAGAGCGTTTAAATCGAATTTTAGGTCTCGGCAACAAATTTAAGATCATGTTCCTTCAGGGAGGGGCCAGTACGCAATTTATGCAGGTTCCCTATAATTTTTTGAAACCGGAAGAAACTGCTGATTATATCAATACCGGAATTTGGTCAAAAAAAGCTATTAAGGAAGCCAAGCTCTTTGGTAATGTTCATGTAGCCTATACCGGTGAAGACCAAAATTTCACCCGGGTACCTGCTGATGAGGAATTAAATCTTTCGGGTGAATCCCGTTATGTTCATTTTACATCAAACAATACCATCTACGGAACCCAGTTTTCTTCAGAACCAGACTCTAAAGGTACCCCATTGATTTGTGACGCCTCTTCTGATTTCCTTTCCCGAAAAATTGATATCGATAAATACGGCCTCATTTACGCCGGCGCACAAAAAAACCTGGGCCCTTCAGGCGTAACTGTTGTTCTTATAAGAAAAGATTTTCTGGAAACAGCAGATAAAAAAGATATTCCGACCATCCTGAATTATCACACTCATGCTGATAGAATTTTTAATACTCCCCCCACCTTTGCAGTCTATATGGTGAACTTGGTATTAAAATGGGTTGAAGAAAAAGGCGGGATACCTTATTTCGAGAAAATAAATTCACAAAAAGCAGATTTACTTTACAAAACTATCGATGATGATGGATTTTATCGAGGTATAGCTGAGGTGAATTCACGATCCAAAATGAATGTGACTTTCAGGTTACCTTCTGAAGCTCTTGAACAACAATTCCTGAAAGAAGCCGCCGAACATGATTTAGTTGCTTTAAAAGGACATCGAACCATAGGTGGAATCAGGGCGAGCATTTATAATGCCTGTACCCTTGAAAGCCTTGAGATACTTGTCAATTTCATGAATAAGTTCCGTGCCGACAACGGGTAAAGCCGGCTATATAATTTATTATTTGAAACAGCGGCTATCTTTTTTATAGTAATCCGAACACGCTCAGAAACTTATCAACCGTATTGGGTACAAAAATAATCAGGTATAAAAGTCCCCAAACGGCTCCGGCTATATGGGCTTCATGATTAATGCGCCCCTCACCTTTACTTGCGTATACACTATAGGCCAGGAATAATATCCCAAAAATGATGGATGGAATGCCAAATGGGATAAACATAATATAAATGGGATCGAGCGGGAAAAGCAGTATATACCCGAATAATACGCTTTCAACAGCACCGGAAGCCCCAACAGTGGCAAATTCGGGGTTGTCTTTATGCCTCACTAAAGAGGGAAGGCTGGAAACTATGAGCCCGGTAAAATAAAGAGCTAAAAAGTGTCCCTGCCCTATTTCACGCTCTAATACTAATCCAAAAAAGAAGAGAACAAACATATTCAAAAAGAGGTGCCCAATGCCCGCGTGAACAAAACCGGAACTGACAAGTTCATACCACGACTTTTCACGAACTACCCGGTATGGTATCATCATGAATTTCTCGAACAATTTAGGTGCGGCGTAGAGAGTTACCAATGAAATCAAAACATTTGCTGCAATAAGAGATAGTGTTACCGACATG from Gracilimonas sp. harbors:
- a CDS encoding NUDIX domain-containing protein, whose product is MNKPPVEPITAAGGIIFRFSRAGAEPEILMIFRNGYWDLPKGKLEPGEDIESCAAREVSEEVGSGVPAIVKNIGTTYHEYPEKNKTFGKTTYWYSMIFTKEEQLEPQEEEGIKQVEWVPITEAIQKAGFDNLKKILRTFWQ
- the serC gene encoding 3-phosphoserine/phosphohydroxythreonine transaminase, with the protein product MKRVHNFSAGPAALPLEVLEIAQKELLDYQGEGTSIMEQSHRGKSYTRVDTEAKERLNRILGLGNKFKIMFLQGGASTQFMQVPYNFLKPEETADYINTGIWSKKAIKEAKLFGNVHVAYTGEDQNFTRVPADEELNLSGESRYVHFTSNNTIYGTQFSSEPDSKGTPLICDASSDFLSRKIDIDKYGLIYAGAQKNLGPSGVTVVLIRKDFLETADKKDIPTILNYHTHADRIFNTPPTFAVYMVNLVLKWVEEKGGIPYFEKINSQKADLLYKTIDDDGFYRGIAEVNSRSKMNVTFRLPSEALEQQFLKEAAEHDLVALKGHRTIGGIRASIYNACTLESLEILVNFMNKFRADNG
- a CDS encoding energy transducer TonB encodes the protein MKSFNKKLNLRKNYPLIFEIGLIGALLIFIAAFKFQVPVNFNSSSDTVIHTEPPIVLPPITLQKKIPPPPAVARIPVEIPNDDPMDPPVINFGDFNDIDPTLPLPPKSKNKDKEETEILEQAEFMPEMKGGLEALYSDIEYPKIAKRNGIEGKVVVQFVVNKKGEVEDLEITRGIGGGCDEEVLRVIKLQTFTPGIQNGNFVKVRMKQVVHFRLRN
- a CDS encoding energy transducer TonB, with translation MINRRKSPEADLKRSYTVYLEAGLIIALLFMITAVKVTLETEPPNVVALDEQEIVEMEEIVQTKQIETPPPPPRPPVPVEVPNDEIIEDEMIDLDAELDMDAPMDLPPPPEEEDQEEDFFVVVEQMPVLKGGMAKLQSSVKYPEMARRAGIEGRVTVQFIVNEQGQVENARVVRGIGGGCDEEALKAVQQAEFEPGMQRGRPVRVQYALSINFRLEN
- a CDS encoding rhomboid family intramembrane serine protease — protein: MSVTLSLIAANVLISLVTLYAAPKLFEKFMMIPYRVVREKSWYELVSSGFVHAGIGHLFLNMFVLFFFGLVLEREIGQGHFLALYFTGLIVSSLPSLVRHKDNPEFATVGASGAVESVLFGYILLFPLDPIYIMFIPFGIPSIIFGILFLAYSVYASKGEGRINHEAHIAGAVWGLLYLIIFVPNTVDKFLSVFGLL
- a CDS encoding DUF1015 family protein translates to MAIVKPFKAWRPNPELAQEIACVPYDVVNSKEARKLANGNPQSFLHVIKPEIDLSENTSVYDAKVYDQGRKNLYELLNSDAFLQEEHEALYIYQLVMEGRSQTGIFSCVSVNDYNNNVILKHELTRPDKEDDRTKHIIIQAAHAEPVMLTFRDSGSVTSYVNEYMSREDPIYDLTSEDGITHTIWKVDDKASLVSAFQDIPKLYIADGHHRCASAARAAKEMASQNPGHTGKEEYNYFPAVLFPMDQMEILAYNRIILSTPDNFLEQLKKEFTLSKNVKPVPSKKGMVSFYINDNWYGLTLKASEKNDPVSNLDITLLQNQVLEPLLDIKDQRTDPNIDFVGGIRGTDELEKLVDTGEASLGISLYPTSIEELLDVSDAGLLMPPKSTWFEPKLRSGLLIHTF
- a CDS encoding DUF1844 domain-containing protein, with the protein product MSKNGDNLNEEQQEQLLFMMLVQQHQQIAMMGLGKIQNPATQEMEIDLSSAKYAIDTLAMLKKFTKGNLSKEAGNYLEQTLTNLRLNYAEESKKAKAESSEDESPDKDE